One region of Dokdonia sp. 4H-3-7-5 genomic DNA includes:
- a CDS encoding TonB-dependent receptor, translating into MKTVLYSLLLLLSAITANSQTGIIAGTINDGQLNDILPFANVIVQGTTKGTTSDFDGKYTLEIAPGTYVIEFSFVGYNTQQISEVVVTENNTTNLDVTLSGASLDEVIITSTSRQNTEQSVLNLQKKSVQLLDGLSLESIKKSGASNVAAAVKNIPGVSVQGGKYVYVRGLGDRYTKTILNGVDVPGLDPDRNTLQLDIFPSSILENIIVVKSSTADQPADFTGGVVDIVTKDIPNGKETSASIGLGYNPNFHFNDSYISNESSGTDFLGYDNGQRTNPFNENQVFDFPTNTPNTASFLAGRLNPVLAAQRENSGADFNLSFTTGNSYDVGDNKLGYLASVSYRNETTYYDDYVDGQRFRKDTDASIFELNTDRTQQGERGENNVLISALGGLSYKTSNSKYRLNVLHIQNGESGASLLSQTNRIDNSNTIKKDILIYTERALTNVLLSGKHTNEDASWTTEWKLSPTFSRVDDKDFRTTPFLVNDEDGSFTISPSESGDASRFFRNLDEINLAGKLDMTRKHELFAKDAKFKFGAAYTYKQRDFKTIRFATPFRNFNSALLNGDPNAILGQNVYNPDTDSGFFVRRDSNDNDQYDSNINVGALYASEELRPASWFTAIIGLRFEKFDLIYTGQDQQGNVFNDERILDKADLFPSANLIFDLNEDGNKKIRASYSRTTARPSFKEASLAQIFNPIENELFIGNINLQPTYINNLDLRYEIYGASEKKFGVGDFAAFSGFYKSFKDPIELTFFAEATGQVTPRNLGDANVIGAEIELRKNLDFIGLNNFSLNVNYSIIESDETYNEDERLLRENLLRDGETLDSGRVLQGQSPFLLNAGIAFESEDSAWKSSLSYNVQGKTLQIVGAGEIADVYTLPFNDLKFNISKSFGEDQNQTITFKAGNLLNDDRESVFQSYKAEDQLYSKWSPGQDFSLSYSFKF; encoded by the coding sequence ATGAAAACCGTTTTATATTCACTCTTACTTTTACTGTCTGCAATAACTGCAAATTCTCAAACGGGAATTATCGCTGGTACTATTAACGATGGGCAGCTCAATGACATATTGCCATTTGCAAATGTTATTGTTCAAGGAACAACAAAGGGTACTACATCAGACTTTGATGGAAAATACACACTAGAAATTGCTCCTGGAACCTATGTAATAGAATTTTCTTTTGTTGGATATAATACACAGCAAATTTCTGAAGTAGTTGTTACAGAAAATAATACTACAAATCTTGATGTAACACTATCGGGAGCATCACTAGACGAAGTTATCATCACATCGACTAGTCGTCAAAATACAGAGCAATCAGTTTTAAATCTTCAAAAAAAATCGGTTCAATTGCTCGATGGATTATCATTAGAAAGCATTAAGAAAAGTGGTGCTAGTAATGTTGCTGCTGCAGTGAAGAACATTCCTGGAGTATCTGTTCAGGGTGGAAAATACGTATATGTAAGAGGCTTAGGTGATCGTTATACAAAAACTATACTCAATGGTGTAGATGTACCTGGACTTGATCCAGATAGAAATACACTACAACTTGATATTTTTCCTTCATCAATTTTGGAAAATATCATAGTTGTAAAATCCTCTACTGCAGATCAACCAGCAGATTTTACTGGAGGTGTAGTTGATATAGTTACTAAAGACATCCCTAACGGAAAAGAAACTAGTGCTTCTATAGGCCTTGGCTATAACCCTAATTTTCACTTTAACGATAGCTACATAAGCAACGAATCTAGTGGGACAGATTTTCTAGGTTATGATAACGGACAGCGCACTAACCCTTTTAATGAGAATCAAGTATTTGATTTCCCTACAAACACGCCTAATACCGCGTCTTTTTTAGCGGGCAGACTCAATCCTGTACTAGCTGCACAGAGAGAAAACAGTGGTGCAGATTTTAACTTATCGTTTACAACAGGAAACTCTTATGATGTAGGTGATAATAAATTGGGATATCTTGCTTCCGTTTCTTACCGCAATGAAACTACTTATTATGATGATTATGTAGATGGCCAACGTTTTAGAAAAGATACTGATGCAAGCATTTTTGAATTAAACACAGACAGAACACAACAAGGTGAAAGAGGAGAAAATAATGTTCTTATCAGCGCACTAGGAGGGTTATCTTATAAAACTAGCAACTCTAAATATCGTCTTAACGTACTACACATACAAAATGGTGAATCTGGCGCTTCATTACTTAGTCAAACTAACAGAATAGACAACAGTAACACCATTAAAAAGGACATCTTAATTTATACAGAACGTGCTCTTACAAATGTACTTTTGAGTGGAAAACACACTAATGAAGATGCCTCATGGACAACGGAGTGGAAATTGTCTCCTACTTTTTCAAGAGTAGATGATAAGGACTTCCGTACTACTCCATTTCTAGTTAATGATGAAGATGGAAGCTTTACAATAAGCCCAAGTGAATCTGGTGATGCTTCCCGTTTTTTCAGAAATCTTGATGAGATAAACCTAGCTGGTAAATTAGATATGACTCGCAAGCATGAATTATTTGCAAAGGATGCAAAATTTAAATTTGGTGCAGCATATACTTATAAGCAACGTGATTTCAAAACAATACGTTTTGCAACACCTTTTAGAAACTTTAATAGCGCTCTTTTAAACGGAGACCCTAATGCAATTTTAGGGCAAAACGTATATAATCCTGATACTGACAGCGGCTTCTTTGTAAGAAGAGACTCTAATGATAATGACCAGTATGATTCAAATATCAATGTAGGAGCTTTATATGCGTCTGAAGAACTTAGACCAGCTTCGTGGTTCACAGCAATTATAGGATTACGATTTGAAAAATTTGACCTTATCTACACTGGACAAGATCAACAAGGAAATGTTTTTAATGATGAAAGAATATTAGACAAAGCTGATTTATTTCCTTCTGCAAATTTAATATTTGATCTAAATGAGGATGGAAATAAAAAGATTAGAGCATCATACTCTAGAACTACAGCCCGTCCTTCATTTAAGGAGGCATCGCTTGCACAAATATTTAACCCAATTGAAAACGAACTTTTTATAGGTAATATAAATTTACAGCCTACTTACATTAACAACTTAGATCTAAGATATGAGATTTACGGTGCTAGTGAAAAGAAATTTGGAGTAGGCGATTTTGCTGCATTCAGTGGTTTTTACAAAAGCTTCAAAGACCCTATCGAACTTACATTTTTTGCCGAAGCAACTGGACAAGTAACACCGCGTAACCTAGGAGATGCAAATGTAATAGGAGCAGAAATTGAGCTACGAAAAAATTTAGATTTCATAGGTCTCAACAATTTCTCTTTAAACGTAAACTACTCAATTATCGAGTCTGATGAAACTTATAATGAAGATGAAAGATTATTAAGAGAAAACTTACTTAGAGATGGAGAAACTCTTGACTCTGGAAGAGTTTTACAAGGACAATCGCCATTTCTATTAAATGCTGGTATTGCTTTCGAATCTGAAGATTCTGCATGGAAATCAAGTCTGTCCTACAATGTTCAAGGTAAAACACTTCAAATTGTAGGAGCTGGAGAAATAGCAGATGTATACACACTTCCTTTTAATGACCTGAAATTCAATATTTCAAAGTCATTTGGAGAAGATCAAAATCAAACAATCACATTTAAGGCAGGAAACTTACTTAATGATGACCGCGAGAGTGTTTTTCAATCTTACAAAGCAGAAGACCAGTTATACTCTAAGTGGAGCCCTGGACAAGATTTTAGCTTGAGCTATAGCTTTAAGTTCTAA
- a CDS encoding TIGR03915 family putative DNA repair protein: protein MIDQYIYDGTFEGFLTAVFEVYDRKPTRVKIVSERLVTVNFFDEEHTIYTDQAKSDRVWKGIEYRIGKKAGNLIYKAFLSEQSDREQVLLRIIKKGFKGENVTDNFADIDVLRLTNLVKIVGREKHRMDAFIRFRLTKDNVYFAEVEPDFDTLPLNAIHFKNRYADQKWLIYDRCRNYGIFYDLKTVNYVQLEISNDINSSLAAPFYFTHDEMHYQDLWKNYFKSTNIPSRKNMRLHLQHVPKRYWKYLSEKQP, encoded by the coding sequence ATGATAGATCAATATATCTATGATGGGACCTTCGAAGGTTTTCTCACTGCAGTATTTGAGGTTTATGACCGTAAACCTACACGAGTAAAAATTGTAAGCGAGCGACTAGTCACCGTAAATTTCTTTGATGAGGAGCATACAATATATACAGATCAAGCAAAATCTGATCGTGTATGGAAAGGCATTGAATATAGAATAGGAAAGAAAGCCGGTAATCTCATCTATAAAGCATTTTTAAGTGAGCAATCAGATAGAGAGCAAGTACTCTTACGAATAATTAAAAAAGGATTTAAAGGTGAAAATGTCACTGATAATTTTGCAGATATCGATGTGTTGAGACTTACCAATTTGGTTAAAATTGTAGGGCGTGAAAAACATAGAATGGATGCCTTTATCAGGTTTAGACTTACTAAGGACAATGTATATTTTGCAGAGGTAGAACCAGATTTTGACACCTTACCTCTTAATGCCATTCACTTTAAAAATAGATATGCAGATCAAAAATGGCTCATCTATGATCGCTGCAGGAATTATGGGATTTTCTATGATCTAAAGACTGTCAACTATGTACAGCTTGAAATCTCAAATGATATTAATAGTAGCCTAGCTGCGCCATTTTACTTCACGCATGATGAAATGCATTATCAAGACTTATGGAAAAACTATTTTAAAAGCACCAATATTCCGTCTCGTAAAAACATGAGACTACACTTACAGCATGTACCCAAGAGATACTGGAAGTATTTAAGTGAAAAGCAGCCGTAA
- a CDS encoding 1-deoxy-D-xylulose-5-phosphate synthase, whose amino-acid sequence MPESILDTIKTPSDLRLLTQEQLPQLAVELRRFIIDIIATKEGHLGASLGVVEITIALHYIFNTPEDNLIWDVGHQAYGHKILTGRKDIFHTNRQKGGISGFPNRMESVYDTFGTGHSSTSISAALGMAMAATLKGQKDRHHIAVIGDASIASGMAFEGLNHAGVTNANLLVILNDNAIGIDPSVGALKKYLTNVKKGTAREDNIFEALNFKYFGPIDGHDLPKLLGTLEALKKVEGPKFLHVITTKGKGLALAEQEQITYHAPGKFDAITGIRVKKEEIPEPPKYQDVFGHTIVELATLNKKIIGITPAMPTGSSLKYMIAAFPDRAFDVGIAEQHAVTLSAGMTTEGMVVYCNIYSTFLQRAYDQIIHDVALQNLPVIFCLDRAGLVGQDGGTHQGVFDLAYLNCIPNLIIYAPSDEIALRNILYTAQLGLDNPIAIRYPRGRGIHIIWQLPFKKIEIGKGRCIQGGKDVAIISIGNILKNVLTAVKQSKNECGIYDIGFLKPIDTDLLDEVFKTYKHIITVEDGSKIGGLGSVVGDYAFAKAYKGKLTVLGVPDAFIEHATVEEQYEEAGISVNAITSLLKNLA is encoded by the coding sequence ATGCCAGAGAGTATTCTTGATACTATAAAAACACCAAGCGATTTGCGTCTATTGACGCAAGAGCAACTACCCCAACTTGCGGTAGAGCTTCGTCGTTTTATTATTGATATTATTGCAACTAAGGAAGGACATCTAGGCGCTAGTTTAGGAGTTGTTGAAATTACAATTGCCCTACACTATATATTTAACACCCCAGAAGATAATCTTATCTGGGACGTGGGTCACCAGGCTTATGGACATAAAATATTAACGGGACGTAAAGATATTTTCCATACTAACAGGCAAAAAGGTGGCATAAGTGGTTTTCCTAATCGTATGGAGAGTGTATATGACACCTTTGGAACTGGCCACAGCAGCACCTCTATATCTGCAGCTTTGGGAATGGCGATGGCTGCAACATTAAAAGGTCAAAAAGATAGACATCACATCGCCGTAATAGGTGATGCCTCCATAGCTAGCGGTATGGCTTTTGAAGGGCTAAACCATGCCGGAGTCACTAACGCAAACTTGCTTGTTATCCTTAACGACAATGCTATAGGTATTGATCCCAGCGTTGGAGCTCTAAAAAAATATCTAACTAACGTAAAAAAAGGCACTGCTAGGGAAGACAACATCTTTGAAGCTCTTAATTTTAAATATTTTGGCCCGATAGACGGTCACGATTTACCTAAACTACTAGGGACCTTAGAAGCTCTCAAAAAAGTAGAAGGTCCAAAATTCTTACATGTAATTACCACCAAAGGAAAGGGACTAGCCCTCGCCGAACAAGAACAGATCACCTATCACGCACCTGGGAAATTTGACGCCATTACTGGCATTAGAGTAAAAAAAGAAGAAATACCAGAGCCTCCAAAATATCAAGATGTTTTTGGGCATACTATCGTGGAGCTCGCTACACTTAATAAGAAAATAATAGGGATTACACCTGCCATGCCTACGGGAAGTTCCCTTAAGTACATGATTGCTGCTTTTCCAGATCGTGCCTTTGACGTAGGCATCGCAGAGCAGCATGCCGTAACGCTTTCGGCAGGTATGACTACAGAGGGAATGGTTGTGTATTGCAACATCTATTCTACTTTTTTACAACGCGCATACGACCAAATTATTCATGATGTTGCGCTTCAAAACTTACCTGTGATTTTCTGTTTAGATAGAGCAGGACTGGTGGGGCAAGACGGCGGCACTCATCAGGGTGTCTTTGATTTGGCCTATCTCAATTGTATTCCTAATCTCATTATATATGCCCCAAGTGATGAGATTGCACTTCGTAATATTTTGTACACAGCACAACTTGGATTAGACAACCCTATTGCGATACGTTACCCTCGTGGTCGCGGTATCCATATAATCTGGCAACTTCCTTTTAAAAAGATTGAAATAGGTAAAGGACGTTGTATTCAGGGAGGTAAAGATGTTGCCATTATAAGTATAGGAAACATTTTAAAGAATGTTTTGACAGCGGTAAAACAATCTAAAAATGAATGCGGTATTTATGATATTGGCTTTTTAAAACCAATTGACACCGACTTATTAGATGAGGTTTTTAAAACCTATAAACATATCATCACTGTAGAAGATGGCTCAAAAATAGGTGGACTGGGAAGTGTTGTGGGTGATTACGCTTTCGCGAAAGCGTACAAAGGCAAACTTACCGTACTAGGAGTACCAGACGCGTTTATAGAACATGCCACGGTTGAGGAGCAGTATGAAGAAGCTGGAATATCTGTAAACGCAATTACTAGCCTTCTTAAAAATCTTGCATAA
- a CDS encoding T9SS-dependent M36 family metallopeptidase, giving the protein MKKNYVKILMILLFVTSMGVQAQDYLSLLKQEITSQRSQLGIGSQDINELYIYSKSKTQKTDVMHVYAGQKYNDISIFNATVNGAFKGQELVYFSNTLEANISARVNTTTPQLNPLQAATAAAVELGLGSGSFSLIETVTTKEFLLTNGGVSLEDVPVELVYVPVDEDLKLAWDLNLHTLNGKHWWSVRIDAQTGEIINQNDWVVSCSFSTHNHQSINENNNSSKKNFSLFKTEESSAAFAGEQYNVYALPLESPNHGNASLVVDPQNLDASPFGWHDTDGAEGAEFTITRGNNVLAWDDILGDNEDTGGTSPDGGDALNFDFPYAFDTDPVNMLEASTTNLFYWNNIMHDVLFLYGFDEESGNFQQTNYSNLGIGNDFVIADSQDGSGLNNANFATPPDGNNPRMQMFLWTASGPPGEAVTILDGSLAGSYIGIPAGFGAPLPEETALQGELVILLDDNAGESTDELDGCDNVTNAADVAGKIALLRRGACEFGTKVLSAEQAGAIAVIVVNNVPDAPIGMAPGATGDQVTIPSVMVSQEDGEALIAALQNGEVINGSLLNDGPFQIDGNLDNGIVAHEYGHGVSNRLTGGANNSNCMRTCVQFNADGCVPGRATEVMSEGWSDYFGLMLTMREGDTGEDVRGIGTYAIGQPTDGVGIRPTAYSTDFAINNSSYDSVAEFESTTAPHPVGYVWATMIWDMTWGFIDEFGFDADIYNGTGGNNIALQLVMDGLKLQPCNPGFVDGRDAILAAVEMSPYFTDEDTKATAGCIIWTAFAKRGLGFSADQGDWREREDGTSATDLPPDNLNPCLGPLSVERVAAAGVFSVFPNPSNGNINIAVNTPQGRGTVKIIDINGRVVYTKDAVLEGSLKLQAEGLAAGIYLLQVQSANATETIKIIIE; this is encoded by the coding sequence ATGAAAAAAAATTACGTTAAGATTTTAATGATTTTGTTGTTTGTCACCTCGATGGGTGTTCAGGCACAGGATTATTTATCACTGCTCAAGCAGGAAATTACCTCACAGAGGAGCCAATTAGGAATTGGGTCTCAAGATATAAATGAACTATATATTTATAGTAAGAGCAAAACTCAAAAAACTGATGTAATGCATGTATATGCAGGACAAAAGTATAATGATATTTCGATATTTAATGCTACGGTAAATGGAGCGTTTAAAGGACAAGAATTAGTTTATTTCTCAAACACTCTTGAAGCAAACATATCTGCTCGTGTAAATACAACAACGCCACAATTAAATCCTTTACAAGCAGCAACAGCAGCAGCAGTTGAATTAGGTCTGGGCTCTGGAAGCTTCTCCTTAATAGAGACAGTAACAACTAAAGAATTTTTGCTAACTAATGGTGGTGTTTCTTTAGAAGATGTGCCTGTAGAATTAGTTTATGTGCCCGTGGATGAGGACTTAAAACTTGCGTGGGATCTTAATCTTCATACTCTAAATGGCAAGCATTGGTGGAGTGTGCGCATAGATGCTCAAACAGGAGAAATTATCAATCAGAACGATTGGGTGGTTTCTTGTTCATTTAGCACTCATAATCACCAATCAATAAACGAGAACAACAATTCATCTAAGAAAAACTTTAGTTTATTTAAAACAGAGGAATCTAGTGCAGCTTTTGCTGGGGAGCAGTATAACGTATACGCCCTTCCATTAGAGAGTCCTAATCATGGTAATGCTTCACTAGTGGTAGACCCACAAAATCTTGATGCTTCTCCATTTGGATGGCATGATACAGATGGTGCAGAAGGAGCCGAGTTTACAATAACTCGTGGTAATAATGTACTTGCATGGGATGATATATTAGGAGATAATGAGGATACAGGAGGTACTTCGCCAGATGGCGGTGATGCTTTGAACTTTGATTTTCCATACGCATTTGACACAGATCCAGTAAATATGTTAGAAGCGTCCACAACAAATTTATTTTACTGGAACAATATCATGCATGATGTTCTCTTTCTTTATGGTTTTGATGAGGAGAGTGGGAACTTTCAACAGACTAACTATTCCAATTTAGGAATAGGGAATGATTTTGTAATTGCAGATTCTCAAGACGGATCTGGACTTAACAACGCAAACTTTGCAACTCCACCAGATGGTAACAATCCAAGAATGCAAATGTTCCTTTGGACTGCGAGTGGACCTCCAGGAGAAGCTGTTACGATTCTTGATGGGTCTTTAGCAGGTTCATATATTGGAATTCCTGCTGGATTTGGAGCTCCTCTTCCAGAGGAAACCGCACTACAGGGAGAACTTGTTATACTGTTAGATGATAACGCGGGAGAGTCAACAGATGAGCTTGATGGTTGTGATAATGTGACAAATGCTGCTGATGTAGCTGGGAAGATTGCCCTATTGAGAAGAGGTGCATGTGAGTTTGGAACTAAAGTATTATCAGCAGAACAAGCTGGGGCAATTGCAGTAATTGTAGTAAATAATGTTCCTGATGCACCAATTGGAATGGCTCCAGGAGCAACAGGTGATCAGGTCACGATACCTAGCGTAATGGTCTCACAAGAAGATGGAGAAGCTTTAATCGCAGCGTTACAGAACGGAGAGGTGATAAATGGATCTCTTCTTAACGACGGTCCATTCCAGATTGATGGTAATTTAGATAATGGGATTGTCGCTCATGAATATGGCCACGGCGTATCAAATAGACTAACTGGAGGGGCAAATAATTCTAATTGTATGAGGACTTGTGTACAATTTAATGCAGATGGTTGTGTTCCAGGTAGGGCTACAGAAGTAATGAGTGAAGGATGGTCAGATTATTTTGGACTCATGCTTACAATGAGGGAAGGTGATACGGGAGAAGATGTAAGGGGTATTGGAACTTATGCAATAGGACAGCCTACAGATGGTGTTGGTATACGCCCAACAGCTTATAGTACGGATTTTGCGATAAACAATTCTTCATACGATTCTGTTGCAGAATTCGAAAGCACGACGGCACCACACCCAGTAGGGTATGTTTGGGCAACAATGATTTGGGATATGACATGGGGATTCATTGATGAGTTTGGTTTTGACGCAGATATATATAATGGTACAGGAGGTAATAATATAGCACTTCAATTAGTAATGGATGGTCTTAAATTACAACCGTGTAATCCAGGTTTTGTAGACGGTAGAGATGCTATACTAGCGGCTGTAGAAATGAGCCCATACTTTACAGATGAGGATACGAAAGCCACAGCTGGATGTATTATTTGGACAGCATTTGCAAAAAGAGGATTAGGTTTTTCTGCAGATCAAGGTGATTGGAGAGAGCGAGAGGACGGAACTTCAGCTACAGATCTACCACCAGATAATCTTAACCCTTGTTTAGGACCTCTTTCTGTAGAACGAGTTGCGGCAGCTGGAGTGTTTAGCGTATTTCCTAACCCTAGTAACGGTAATATCAATATTGCAGTAAACACACCTCAAGGTCGAGGAACTGTAAAAATTATTGATATAAATGGACGTGTAGTTTATACAAAAGATGCTGTTCTTGAGGGTTCTTTAAAATTACAAGCAGAAGGACTTGCAGCAGGTATTTACTTACTACAGGTACAGAGTGCTAATGCTACTGAAACTATTAAGATTATCATCGAGTAA
- the dgt gene encoding dGTP triphosphohydrolase translates to MQWERLLSLKRQGDTNKRLRAEQDETRLGFEVDYDRIIFSSAFRSLQDKTQVIPLSKTDFVHTRLTHSLEVAVVGRSLGRQVGKQILEKYPHLSEVHGYKMNDFGAIVAAAALAHDIGNPPFGHSGEKSIGDYFKNGGGKRFEAELTDKEYQDLCTFEGNANGFKILTESRPGADGGLRLSYATLGTFMKYPKESLPHKPTKHIADKKYGFFQDDKASFQDVAEELGLIQTRLGKDISYARHPLTFLVEAADDICYTIIDFEDGINLGLIPEEYALEYLIKLVPHINRSKYSTLTDKAARVGYLRALAIGTLIEEAVSIFMKNEEAILEGVFDKALLDKSKYEAQINDVLKISVSNIYESDEVISKEIAGYEILNTLLSARCNAITVSPTHYDKLVLKLFNTRSDGDYTLYQELLEICNQVSVMTDSKSVKIFQQLQGMNING, encoded by the coding sequence ATGCAATGGGAACGACTGCTTTCACTTAAGAGGCAAGGAGATACAAATAAGAGATTACGAGCAGAGCAAGATGAAACCCGTTTAGGCTTTGAAGTAGATTACGATCGTATAATCTTTTCGTCGGCTTTTAGAAGCCTACAAGATAAGACGCAGGTAATCCCTTTGTCCAAAACAGATTTTGTTCATACACGATTAACGCATAGTCTAGAGGTTGCTGTTGTGGGAAGGTCATTAGGTAGGCAAGTAGGGAAACAAATTCTAGAAAAATATCCTCACCTTTCTGAGGTACATGGCTATAAGATGAATGATTTTGGGGCAATTGTAGCTGCTGCTGCGCTGGCACACGACATTGGGAATCCTCCTTTTGGTCATTCTGGAGAAAAATCTATAGGTGATTATTTCAAAAATGGTGGAGGTAAGCGATTTGAAGCAGAGCTCACAGATAAAGAATATCAAGATCTATGCACTTTTGAAGGAAATGCAAACGGGTTTAAAATACTCACGGAATCCCGTCCTGGTGCAGATGGTGGTCTAAGACTTTCGTATGCTACTTTAGGTACTTTTATGAAGTACCCAAAAGAATCGCTCCCACATAAGCCTACAAAACATATAGCAGATAAGAAATATGGTTTCTTTCAAGATGATAAAGCCTCTTTTCAAGATGTAGCCGAAGAACTAGGTCTTATCCAGACCAGATTAGGGAAAGATATAAGTTATGCGAGACACCCGCTTACTTTCTTAGTAGAAGCAGCAGATGATATTTGCTATACTATTATAGACTTTGAAGATGGCATTAACTTAGGGCTTATCCCAGAAGAATATGCTTTAGAATATCTTATAAAACTCGTTCCACATATCAATAGATCTAAATATTCAACCCTTACAGATAAGGCGGCAAGAGTGGGTTATCTGAGAGCACTCGCAATAGGAACGCTCATAGAAGAGGCTGTTTCTATTTTTATGAAAAACGAAGAGGCTATTCTCGAGGGAGTATTTGATAAGGCATTGCTAGATAAATCTAAATATGAAGCGCAAATCAATGATGTTCTCAAAATAAGTGTTTCAAATATTTATGAGAGTGACGAGGTGATTTCCAAAGAAATAGCGGGTTATGAAATTTTAAACACTTTATTGTCTGCAAGGTGCAATGCAATAACAGTCTCTCCTACACATTACGATAAGCTAGTTCTAAAATTATTTAATACAAGATCAGACGGTGATTATACTTTGTATCAAGAACTCTTAGAAATTTGCAATCAAGTATCTGTGATGACAGATAGTAAGTCTGTTAAAATATTTCAACAGCTTCAAGGAATGAACATTAATGGGTAA
- a CDS encoding nucleoside deaminase encodes MLEPYDDAYFMKKALQEAQAAFDQGEIPVGAVVVIDNMIIARAHNLTERLTDVTAHAEMQAITSASNFIGGKYLQQCTLYVTLEPCQMCAGALYWSQIGRIVYGAKDLRRGYDVMGTILHPKTKVESGVLAQECESIMKRFFVDKRNLN; translated from the coding sequence ATGCTAGAACCTTATGATGATGCTTACTTTATGAAGAAGGCTTTGCAAGAAGCGCAAGCTGCTTTTGATCAAGGTGAAATTCCTGTTGGTGCCGTAGTCGTAATTGATAATATGATTATTGCCAGAGCACACAATCTTACAGAGCGTTTAACAGATGTAACCGCACATGCAGAGATGCAGGCGATTACAAGTGCTTCTAATTTTATAGGTGGCAAATACCTTCAGCAATGTACATTGTATGTGACCTTAGAACCTTGCCAGATGTGTGCGGGTGCTCTCTATTGGAGTCAAATAGGTAGGATCGTTTATGGAGCAAAAGATTTGAGGCGTGGTTATGATGTGATGGGTACCATCTTGCATCCTAAGACAAAGGTAGAAAGCGGAGTGCTCGCACAAGAGTGTGAAAGTATCATGAAGCGCTTTTTTGTAGATAAGCGCAATCTTAATTAA